TGATACTAGTCTTGAAGGTGGCAGCCATAAATTCCCGGTCTACTGCACATCTGGTCACAGGTATTTAATAACTATCTCAGTCCAGCACATGGCTGGCTGTAACCTCTAAGGCCACAGTGGGTGGATCTAGGGGTTCAAAATCCCCAGAATTGTTGAGAGTTTTAGCCTGAAATGTACACCCTCTAAAAGAATtcccaaaacatttttcacatcaGTAATCATATACTTACCCTAAGCCGTAAACTATAAGCATAAACTATgctaagattaaaaaaaacctctcgTCGGAGAAAGCTATGTACAATACTTACCGGCTTCACAGTTATTTTTGACCTCCGAGAAAAACAATAACGTAGAAGTCCACCTCCACAAGACCATAGCATGATGGCAAGAATCACGATTCCAGCcctgaaatagaaaatattcggTACGATCAAAACAGAGCCTCTCGATGGTCACTGTATATCAATTCTAATGCGTAACTGCAAGCAATGTACACTTCTTACCAGAAATACCAAAGATTGTACACGGAGTTGCAGCAGTAGTTATCGCCGCAACAGTATTCATCTGGACCACACAGGTTCCATTCACAATAGTATGCGAAGGCCTAGGAAATTAATGGATTATTATTACAAGACACACCTACCGGtacaggatcattttcaacaCTGAACAGGTCAAAAACTCAGCAGTTCTGCCCAATCTCTTACAATGCCAAAAAACAGCGAGACTACAATCGAGATGATTGCGGCAGTGGAAAAGAATGAACGTGCCATAGATATGGAATTATTATGTATGAAACACCAAAAATATACACCAGAACCGGTTGGTGAAACTACATTCCGATTTTACACGTCCCTTGCCCCTTCAAGATCAAAACACGATCAGCTGTTATTGAAGGTTAAGCAACACGAAATATTTATGTGTGATAGATTGTCGGCAATTTTT
The DNA window shown above is from Ischnura elegans chromosome 4, ioIscEleg1.1, whole genome shotgun sequence and carries:
- the LOC124157119 gene encoding vesicular, overexpressed in cancer, prosurvival protein 1-like; this translates as MARSFFSTAAIISIVVSLFFGIAFAYYCEWNLCGPDEYCCGDNYCCNSVYNLWYFWAGIVILAIMLWSCGGGLLRYCFSRRSKITVKPASNSNYVPLPSDPSAVDDMQQFHPCEDGEHLSEEASEFQMPQDVYGGREKRVANLPSERGPPPPYSKEPEATTILKMDTPWS